A part of Lacinutrix sp. 5H-3-7-4 genomic DNA contains:
- a CDS encoding MBL fold metallo-hydrolase yields MFKKTLKYVMVITLVIISLLVITYLLLTNFYPSFGGDISKEQQIVYAKSKQYKNGKFKNTNPVPKELSFLETMKLTYTFFTKKVPNGRPKADLIATRIDSASIANYKGEARMLWFGHSSFLLQIDNKNILLDPMFGKVAAPLEILGANRFNKEFPLEVEKLPEIDAVIFSHDHYDHLDYKTILSLKDKTKHFYVPLGVGEHLKAWKIPNNKISELDWWQSKQLDNLKLVCTPAQHFSGRKLNNGQSTLWSSWVISSKTENIYFSGDSGYASHFKTIGEKYGPFDLALMECGQYNKMWPDIHMMPEETAQAGVDVKAKKIMPIHWAGFKLALHEWTDPIERVTKKAKALNLDVITPTIGQEILVKDSANIYTKWWKNL; encoded by the coding sequence ATGTTTAAAAAAACACTTAAATATGTAATGGTAATAACACTTGTAATTATTAGTCTGCTTGTAATAACATATCTGTTATTAACAAATTTTTATCCTAGTTTTGGAGGAGACATTAGTAAAGAGCAGCAAATTGTTTATGCAAAATCTAAACAGTATAAAAACGGAAAGTTTAAAAATACAAATCCTGTTCCTAAAGAATTAAGTTTTTTAGAAACCATGAAACTTACTTATACTTTTTTTACAAAAAAAGTACCTAATGGAAGACCAAAGGCAGATTTAATTGCAACTAGAATAGACTCTGCATCTATCGCAAATTACAAAGGAGAAGCTAGGATGCTTTGGTTTGGGCATTCGTCTTTTTTATTGCAAATAGATAATAAAAATATTCTTTTAGATCCAATGTTTGGTAAAGTTGCTGCGCCATTAGAAATTTTAGGAGCAAATCGCTTTAACAAAGAATTTCCTTTAGAAGTTGAAAAACTACCAGAAATAGATGCTGTTATTTTTTCTCATGATCATTACGATCATTTAGATTATAAAACAATACTAAGTTTAAAAGATAAAACAAAACATTTTTATGTACCACTTGGTGTTGGAGAACATTTAAAAGCATGGAAAATACCTAATAATAAAATTTCAGAATTAGATTGGTGGCAAAGCAAACAATTAGATAACTTGAAATTAGTTTGCACACCAGCTCAACATTTTTCTGGAAGAAAACTTAATAATGGTCAAAGTACACTTTGGAGTTCATGGGTAATAAGCTCTAAAACTGAAAACATTTATTTTAGTGGAGATAGCGGTTATGCTTCTCACTTTAAAACTATTGGAGAAAAATATGGTCCTTTTGATTTGGCATTAATGGAATGCGGTCAATACAATAAAATGTGGCCAGATATACACATGATGCCTGAAGAAACAGCGCAGGCTGGAGTAGATGTTAAAGCCAAAAAAATTATGCCAATTCATTGGGCTGGTTTTAAATTGGCGCTCCACGAATGGACAGACCCAATAGAACGTGTTACAAAAAAAGCCAAAGCTTTAAATCTAGATGTTATAACACCAACTATTGGACAAGAAATTTTGGTGAAAGATTCTGCTAACATCTACACTAAATGGTGGAAAAACCTTTAA
- a CDS encoding type 1 glutamine amidotransferase domain-containing protein → MENLNRKTVAILATNGFEESELREPKKALEDAGADVHIVSLEKGEIKAWDNGNWSNNYKVDKTLSEVSQKDYNALMLPGGVINPDTLRQNDDAIDFIKSFFENHKPVGAICHAPWLLAEAGVLEGRKVTSYNSIKTDIENAGAKWYDEEVVCDSGLVTSRNPNDLPAFNSKLVEEVYEGKHEEQVA, encoded by the coding sequence ATGGAAAATTTAAATAGAAAGACCGTTGCAATTTTAGCAACTAATGGATTTGAGGAAAGCGAATTAAGAGAACCAAAAAAAGCCTTAGAAGATGCAGGAGCAGATGTACATATAGTTTCTCTTGAAAAAGGAGAAATTAAAGCTTGGGATAATGGCAATTGGAGTAACAATTATAAAGTAGATAAAACTTTAAGCGAAGTTTCGCAAAAAGATTATAATGCATTAATGTTGCCTGGAGGTGTAATAAACCCAGATACTTTAAGGCAGAATGATGATGCTATAGATTTTATAAAATCATTTTTCGAAAATCATAAACCAGTAGGAGCAATATGCCACGCGCCATGGCTTTTAGCCGAAGCTGGAGTACTTGAAGGTAGAAAAGTAACATCTTACAACTCTATAAAAACCGATATTGAAAATGCAGGTGCTAAATGGTATGACGAAGAAGTAGTTTGCGATAGCGGTTTAGTAACTAGTAGAAATCCAAACGATTTACCTGCTTTTAACTCTAAATTAGTAGAGGAAGTTTACGAAGGTAAACATGAAGAGCAAGTAGCTTAA
- the holA gene encoding DNA polymerase III subunit delta, whose amino-acid sequence MDEVKQLVTDIKNNKLAPIYLLMGEEAYYIDKISEFIESNVLAEEERGFNQMVLYGRDVTVEDIVGNAKRFPMMADKQVVVVKEAQDLSRTIDKLSDYAKNPQPSTVLVLCYKYKSVDKRKAVYKAIKKSGIVFESKKLYDNQVPDWIRRTLSTKGYKITPKASQMLVEFLGTNLAKINNELEKLQIVLPEGSEITPSHIEENIGISKDYNNFELRKAIGARNDAKAFKIITYFGDNPKDNPMVVTVSLLYNFFSQLLQLHGMNDKSPRSVASALRVNPYFVSEYLDAARNFPMRKVSGIVATLREFDVKSKGVNANAVPQKDLLKELLVRILN is encoded by the coding sequence TTGGACGAAGTAAAACAACTGGTAACAGACATAAAAAACAATAAACTAGCACCTATTTATTTATTAATGGGTGAAGAAGCATATTATATTGATAAAATTTCAGAATTTATTGAAAGCAATGTTTTAGCAGAAGAAGAACGTGGTTTTAACCAAATGGTATTATACGGTCGTGATGTAACAGTCGAAGATATTGTTGGTAATGCTAAACGGTTTCCTATGATGGCAGATAAGCAAGTAGTTGTTGTTAAAGAAGCACAAGATTTATCTAGAACTATAGACAAACTATCAGATTATGCTAAAAATCCACAGCCATCAACTGTTTTGGTTTTGTGTTACAAATATAAATCTGTAGATAAACGTAAGGCTGTTTATAAAGCAATTAAAAAATCGGGTATTGTTTTCGAGAGTAAGAAGCTTTACGATAATCAAGTACCAGATTGGATTAGAAGAACCTTATCTACAAAAGGTTATAAAATTACTCCAAAGGCTTCGCAAATGCTTGTTGAATTTTTAGGTACTAATCTTGCTAAAATTAATAATGAACTAGAAAAACTTCAAATAGTACTTCCTGAAGGTTCAGAAATTACACCATCGCATATAGAAGAAAATATAGGTATTAGTAAAGATTATAATAATTTCGAACTACGTAAAGCTATTGGTGCCCGCAATGATGCAAAAGCATTTAAAATTATAACCTATTTTGGTGATAACCCAAAAGACAACCCAATGGTTGTAACTGTTTCGCTACTTTATAATTTCTTTTCTCAATTATTGCAATTACATGGTATGAATGATAAGTCTCCACGAAGCGTAGCTTCTGCATTGCGTGTAAACCCATACTTTGTAAGCGAATATTTAGATGCTGCACGTAATTTTCCTATGCGTAAAGTAAGTGGTATTGTTGCTACTTTACGTGAGTTTGATGTTAAAAGCAAAGGTGTAAATGCCAATGCAGTGCCGCAAAAAGATTTATTAAAAGAGTTGTTGGTAAGAATTTTAAATTAA
- a CDS encoding type I restriction enzyme HsdR N-terminal domain-containing protein, which produces MQELNFPKFSFRFKNSENKVSIFDAIRKKFVILQPEEWVRQHCVQYLIDVKGYPKSLINVEKELKINDLKKRYDIVVFNTNGSIHLIVECKAPKIKISQSTFDQVARYNLALNATYLMVTNGLNHYYCMMDFEAEKYNFLQDIPDFKH; this is translated from the coding sequence ATGCAAGAGCTTAACTTTCCAAAGTTTTCGTTCCGTTTCAAAAATAGCGAAAATAAAGTATCTATATTCGATGCAATTCGTAAAAAATTTGTGATTTTACAACCTGAAGAATGGGTTAGGCAACATTGTGTACAGTATTTAATTGATGTAAAAGGCTACCCTAAATCGTTAATTAATGTAGAAAAAGAACTAAAAATCAATGATTTAAAAAAAAGGTATGATATTGTTGTTTTTAATACAAACGGAAGCATACATTTAATTGTAGAGTGTAAAGCACCAAAAATAAAAATTAGCCAGTCTACTTTTGATCAAGTTGCCCGTTATAACTTGGCATTAAACGCAACATATTTAATGGTAACAAACGGTTTAAACCATTATTATTGCATGATGGATTTTGAAGCAGAAAAATATAATTTTCTTCAAGATATCCCAGATTTTAAGCATTAA
- a CDS encoding glycosyltransferase family 2 protein, with protein sequence MKIAVVILNWNGKKLLETFLPSIIAYSKEATIYVADNASSDDSLAFVENNFTTVKIIKNKENGGYAKGYNDALKDLKEDIFCLINSDIEVTEQWLTPIIQTFKNEENTAIIQPKILDYKNKSYFEYAGAAGGFIDKFGYPFCRGRIFNTIEKDLGQYNNNTKILWATGACFFIRRNVFNSLNGFDESFFAHMEEIDLCWRAYNQDFETKYIWNSTVYHVGGATLNAVNPKKTYLNFRNSLATLTKNASGNLFILILVRLTLDGFAAIKFLLELKPAHILAILKAHFAFYSRLPKLLKERKSLQQKRLYFKQKSIVWSYFIDNKKLFSDL encoded by the coding sequence TTGAAAATAGCAGTCGTTATATTAAACTGGAATGGTAAAAAACTTCTTGAAACCTTTTTACCTTCTATTATAGCATATTCAAAAGAAGCAACCATTTATGTTGCAGATAACGCATCAAGTGATGATTCTTTAGCATTTGTTGAAAATAATTTTACCACAGTAAAAATTATAAAAAATAAGGAGAATGGTGGTTATGCTAAAGGTTATAATGACGCACTAAAAGATTTAAAAGAAGACATTTTTTGCCTAATAAATAGCGATATAGAAGTTACGGAGCAGTGGCTAACTCCAATTATACAAACTTTTAAAAACGAAGAAAACACAGCAATTATCCAGCCCAAAATATTAGATTATAAAAATAAATCTTATTTTGAATACGCTGGTGCAGCAGGTGGTTTTATAGATAAATTTGGTTATCCATTTTGCCGAGGTCGTATTTTCAATACTATAGAAAAAGATTTAGGGCAATACAATAACAATACAAAGATTTTATGGGCAACTGGTGCTTGCTTTTTTATTAGAAGAAACGTGTTTAACAGCTTAAATGGTTTTGATGAATCGTTTTTTGCTCACATGGAAGAGATAGATTTATGCTGGCGTGCTTATAACCAAGACTTTGAAACTAAATATATTTGGAATTCTACTGTATATCATGTTGGAGGCGCTACTTTAAATGCTGTAAATCCTAAAAAAACATATTTAAACTTTAGAAATAGTTTAGCAACTTTAACAAAAAATGCTTCAGGTAACTTATTTATACTAATATTAGTACGGTTAACTCTAGATGGGTTTGCTGCAATTAAATTTTTATTAGAACTAAAACCTGCTCATATCTTAGCTATTTTAAAAGCACATTTTGCCTTTTACTCTAGACTTCCTAAGCTTTTAAAAGAACGAAAATCACTACAACAAAAAAGACTTTACTTTAAACAAAAATCTATTGTATGGTCTTATTTTATTGATAATAAGAAGTTATTTTCAGATTTATAA
- a CDS encoding OmpA family protein yields MKKLMIFGAAALLTLSSCVSKKDYMALEDKHKETQDLLNTATVKLNKCLADEAASAARLQELKDRLADMKSSNQALIETSKDLTVLTTQGAKNVEKSLESLKEKDLKISRLQDALTKKDSVTLALVTSLKKEVGLNDEDIEINVEKSVVFISLSDKLLFKSGSYNITSRAKEILAKVATVINGKPNFEAMVEGHTDNVPYNRGGVLQDNWDLSVKRSTSIVRALQELGVKPEQLIAAGRGDHLPLVSNDTAENRAINRRTKIYILPKIDQFYEMIETEMKELSKEG; encoded by the coding sequence ATGAAAAAACTAATGATATTTGGTGCTGCGGCATTATTAACTTTAAGTTCATGTGTGTCTAAAAAAGACTATATGGCACTTGAAGACAAACACAAAGAAACACAAGATTTATTAAATACTGCAACCGTTAAACTTAATAAATGTCTAGCAGACGAAGCTGCATCTGCTGCTCGTTTACAAGAATTAAAAGACCGTTTAGCAGATATGAAATCAAGCAATCAAGCATTGATTGAAACATCTAAAGATTTAACTGTATTAACTACACAAGGTGCTAAAAATGTAGAAAAATCTCTTGAAAGCTTAAAAGAAAAAGATTTAAAAATTTCAAGACTACAAGATGCTTTAACTAAAAAAGATAGTGTAACTCTAGCTTTAGTAACTAGCTTAAAGAAAGAAGTTGGTTTAAACGATGAAGACATTGAAATTAATGTAGAAAAAAGTGTTGTATTTATCTCATTATCTGATAAGTTATTATTTAAAAGCGGAAGCTATAACATTACAAGCAGAGCTAAAGAAATTTTAGCAAAAGTAGCTACAGTAATTAATGGCAAGCCTAACTTTGAAGCAATGGTAGAAGGTCACACAGATAATGTACCTTACAACAGAGGTGGCGTTTTACAAGACAACTGGGATTTAAGTGTAAAAAGAAGTACATCTATTGTAAGAGCTTTACAAGAATTAGGTGTTAAACCAGAACAATTAATTGCAGCTGGACGTGGAGATCATTTACCATTAGTATCTAACGATACTGCTGAAAATAGAGCCATTAATAGAAGAACAAAAATTTACATTCTTCCTAAAATCGATCAATTTTACGAAATGATTGAAACAGAAATGAAAGAACTTTCTAAAGAAGGATAA
- a CDS encoding cytochrome-c peroxidase yields the protein MCFHKNKKSYKKLSFLLLLSIICSCANETYYEDASNLDSELISLLNINSNNQGADFFILPNSNDYLSIPQDPNNPLNTSKVELGKMLVHETATGGNPKMELAGNSYSCASCHPVAAGFYSGNLQGIGEGGSGFGFNGNNRIMDGNMPIDSIDILPIKVPSLLNVAYQDVMLWNGSLGGSGINAPFVAQNANAIPENLLGYQGLETQGMAGQTAHRLKIDEAFAIEYGYKDMFDAAFPDFAESERYTKVTAGLAIAAFNRTLLANQSPWQNWLKGDYYEMSNQEKKGAILFFDKAQCVNCHTGPALKSNNFYALGMGDINHSNGTVIDQQDFEFKRLGRGGFTNNSNDNYKFKVPNLYNLKSNQFYGHGGTFNSIQEVITYIVSGEKENELVPNSQLAPEFTNLNLTSQEIIDLTAFVENALFDPNLERYVPTSVFSGNCIPNSDEQSQIDLGCN from the coding sequence ATGTGTTTTCATAAAAATAAAAAAAGCTACAAAAAACTAAGTTTTCTACTTCTACTATCTATAATATGTTCTTGTGCAAATGAAACATATTATGAAGATGCATCTAACTTGGATTCAGAATTAATTTCTTTATTGAATATAAATTCCAACAATCAAGGTGCAGATTTTTTTATTTTACCAAATTCTAACGATTATTTGAGCATTCCACAAGATCCTAACAATCCTCTAAATACAAGCAAAGTAGAATTAGGAAAAATGTTAGTTCATGAAACGGCTACCGGAGGAAATCCTAAAATGGAATTGGCAGGAAATTCATATTCTTGCGCTAGTTGTCATCCAGTAGCAGCAGGTTTTTATTCTGGAAACCTTCAAGGTATTGGTGAAGGCGGAAGCGGTTTTGGTTTTAATGGAAATAATCGCATTATGGATGGAAACATGCCAATAGACTCTATAGACATTTTACCTATTAAAGTACCCAGTTTATTAAATGTTGCCTATCAAGACGTTATGCTCTGGAATGGCTCTTTAGGAGGTTCTGGCATTAACGCTCCTTTTGTAGCGCAAAATGCAAATGCAATTCCAGAAAATCTTTTAGGTTACCAAGGTTTAGAAACACAAGGTATGGCAGGACAAACTGCACACAGATTAAAAATTGATGAAGCATTTGCTATTGAATATGGCTACAAAGATATGTTTGATGCTGCTTTTCCTGACTTTGCAGAAAGTGAACGCTATACTAAAGTTACAGCAGGTTTAGCAATTGCTGCTTTTAACAGAACTCTATTAGCAAACCAATCGCCTTGGCAAAATTGGCTAAAAGGTGATTATTACGAAATGAGTAATCAAGAGAAAAAAGGCGCTATTTTATTTTTTGATAAAGCACAATGTGTTAATTGCCACACAGGACCAGCACTAAAATCTAACAATTTTTATGCTCTAGGTATGGGAGACATTAACCACAGCAATGGTACTGTAATAGACCAACAAGATTTTGAGTTTAAGCGTTTAGGCCGTGGCGGATTTACAAACAACAGTAACGATAATTACAAATTTAAAGTACCTAATTTATATAATTTAAAATCTAACCAGTTTTATGGTCATGGTGGTACTTTTAACTCTATACAAGAAGTAATAACTTATATTGTAAGCGGAGAAAAAGAAAATGAATTAGTTCCAAATAGTCAATTAGCGCCAGAGTTCACTAATTTAAATTTAACAAGTCAAGAAATTATAGATTTAACTGCTTTTGTCGAAAATGCGTTATTTGACCCTAATTTAGAACGCTATGTTCCCACAAGTGTGTTTTCTGGCAATTGTATACCTAACAGTGACGAACAATCACAAATAGATTTAGGTTGCAATTAA
- a CDS encoding L-threonylcarbamoyladenylate synthase → MAQFIRIYEENPNPKEIKKVIEVLKNGGLVIYPTDTVYGLGCDINNTKALERIARIKGVKLEKANLSFICEDLSNLSDYVKQIDTATFKILKRALPGPYTFILPGSKSLPSVFKKKKEVGIRIPNNNITLEIVKALGNPLVSTSIRDEDEVLEYTTDPELILEKWDNLVDLVIDGGYGGNQGSTIIDLSNDEPEVVREGKGSLEIF, encoded by the coding sequence ATGGCTCAATTTATTAGAATTTACGAAGAAAACCCTAATCCTAAGGAAATTAAAAAGGTTATTGAAGTGCTTAAAAATGGCGGATTGGTAATATATCCAACAGATACTGTTTATGGTTTAGGTTGCGATATTAATAATACTAAGGCATTAGAGCGTATAGCCAGAATTAAAGGTGTAAAATTAGAAAAAGCAAACCTTTCTTTTATATGCGAAGATTTAAGCAATTTAAGTGACTATGTAAAGCAAATAGATACAGCCACTTTTAAAATTTTAAAGCGTGCTTTGCCTGGACCTTATACATTTATACTTCCTGGGTCTAAGTCTTTACCTTCTGTTTTTAAAAAGAAAAAAGAAGTAGGAATTCGTATTCCAAACAATAATATAACATTAGAAATAGTAAAGGCCTTAGGCAATCCATTAGTGTCAACATCTATTAGAGATGAAGATGAGGTTTTAGAATATACTACAGATCCAGAACTTATTTTAGAAAAATGGGATAACCTGGTAGATTTAGTGATTGATGGTGGTTATGGCGGTAATCAAGGTTCTACAATTATTGACTTATCTAACGATGAGCCAGAAGTTGTTAGAGAAGGAAAAGGTAGTTTAGAGATTTTTTAA
- a CDS encoding alpha/beta hydrolase, translated as MKKISLHFLFILLIITCSFSCSSDNNIPETEQQTIIEPIESIELFNISYGNNSNQIYDIYLPENRTLETKILILVHGGGWVGGDKIDMNTYKDIAKNELSEYAIVNINYRLASQGISPFPMQLDDITSVINHLKLKQNEYIISQDYGFIGVSAGAHLSMLWSYNYDTDDNVNMVASIVGPTNFTDPEYSDLINPAFLYFGVVPSSSFLELYSPFHQANSTSPPTVMFYGGVDELVPISQGVDMAAKLNQLGVTHEFTLYPNEGHGWVGENLLDTWTKTKAFVLTHH; from the coding sequence ATGAAAAAAATATCACTTCATTTTTTATTCATCTTATTGATTATTACTTGTTCTTTTTCTTGTTCAAGTGATAATAATATTCCTGAGACTGAACAGCAAACTATTATTGAGCCCATAGAAAGTATTGAATTATTTAATATTTCATACGGTAACAACAGTAATCAAATATATGATATTTACTTACCAGAAAACAGAACTTTAGAAACTAAAATATTAATTTTAGTTCACGGTGGCGGTTGGGTTGGCGGAGACAAAATAGACATGAATACATATAAAGATATTGCTAAAAATGAACTTTCTGAATATGCAATTGTTAATATTAATTATCGTTTAGCCTCACAAGGGATATCTCCTTTTCCAATGCAATTAGATGATATTACCAGTGTAATTAACCATTTAAAATTAAAGCAGAATGAATACATTATTTCTCAAGATTATGGTTTTATTGGTGTAAGTGCTGGTGCTCATTTATCTATGCTTTGGAGCTATAATTACGATACAGATGACAATGTAAATATGGTAGCCAGTATTGTTGGACCTACAAATTTTACAGATCCTGAATATTCAGATCTTATTAATCCTGCATTTTTATATTTTGGTGTAGTACCATCTAGTTCTTTTTTAGAACTTTACAGTCCTTTTCATCAAGCAAATAGCACTTCTCCTCCAACAGTAATGTTTTATGGCGGTGTGGATGAATTGGTGCCAATATCTCAAGGTGTTGATATGGCTGCCAAACTTAATCAATTAGGTGTTACACATGAGTTTACTTTATACCCAAACGAAGGTCATGGATGGGTTGGAGAAAACTTATTAGATACTTGGACAAAAACAAAAGCCTTTGTATTAACACATCATTAA
- a CDS encoding ATP-dependent helicase codes for MEKYLSQLNEAQLAPTIQKDGPMIVIAGAGSGKTRVLTYRIAYLMNQGVDSFNILALTFTNKAAKEMKGRIAEIVGDGEAKNLWMGTFHSVFAKILRFEGHHLGFPSNFTIYDTQDSQKLLGSIIKEMGLEKDVYKTKQVYSRISSYKNSLITVKAYFKNPELMEADAMARRPKMGEIYAEYVNRCFKAGAMDFDDLLLRTNELLTRFPAVLAKYQDKFRYILVDEYQDTNHSQYLIVRALADRFQNICVVGDDAQSIYAFRGANINNILNFQKDYDNVKLYRLEQNYRSTKNIVGAANSVIDHNQTKLDKVVWTANDDGPKVKVNRSLTDGDEGRFVASTIWEEKMNNQLQNSDFAVLYRTNAQSRAIEDALRKRDIPYRIYGGLSFYQRKEIKDVTAYLRLVLNTSDEEALKRVINYPARGIGQTTIDRLIVAANATGKTIFEVLKEIDSIKININGGTRNKLKDFVTLIESYQVMNQTANAFDLAEHITKSSGLIREFNKDGTPEGVLRLENVEELLNGIKDFVEGQIEVADSTGNLAEFLEDVALATDLDGDKGDPNHVALMTIHLAKGLEFNHVFIVGLEEDLFPSAMSMNTRSELEEERRLFYVALTRAEKQAYLTYALSRYRWGKLIDSEPSRFIEEIDDKFLDITTPIEERRINPMLSQDIFGDVEPNKIRFKKPVQPKFKKKTTAKKEPENFKLSVPKKLKKVEKAMVADNTNLFDSELAVGNIVSHLRFGKGEVIKIEGKGSDIKAEIKFDVGGSKKLLLRFAKLNIIG; via the coding sequence TTGGAAAAGTATTTAAGCCAATTAAACGAAGCGCAATTAGCGCCAACCATCCAAAAAGATGGCCCTATGATTGTTATTGCAGGAGCAGGTTCTGGTAAGACGAGAGTATTAACATATCGTATTGCTTATTTAATGAATCAAGGTGTAGACTCGTTTAATATTTTAGCATTAACATTTACTAATAAAGCAGCAAAGGAAATGAAAGGCAGAATTGCCGAAATTGTTGGTGATGGTGAAGCTAAAAATTTATGGATGGGAACATTTCACTCTGTTTTTGCTAAAATTTTGCGTTTCGAAGGTCACCATTTAGGATTTCCAAGTAATTTTACAATTTACGACACACAAGACTCTCAAAAGCTTTTAGGTTCTATTATAAAAGAAATGGGACTAGAAAAAGACGTTTATAAAACAAAGCAAGTTTATAGTAGAATTTCTTCATACAAAAACAGTTTAATAACTGTAAAAGCATATTTTAAAAACCCAGAGTTAATGGAGGCAGATGCTATGGCACGAAGACCAAAAATGGGAGAAATATATGCAGAATATGTAAACCGTTGTTTTAAAGCAGGAGCAATGGATTTTGATGATTTATTATTAAGAACTAACGAGTTGTTAACGCGTTTTCCAGCTGTTTTAGCAAAATACCAAGATAAGTTTCGTTACATATTGGTAGATGAGTATCAAGATACAAACCATTCACAATATTTAATAGTTAGAGCATTAGCAGATCGTTTTCAAAATATATGTGTAGTTGGTGATGATGCACAAAGTATATACGCATTCCGTGGAGCAAATATTAATAACATATTAAATTTCCAGAAAGATTACGACAATGTAAAACTATACCGTTTAGAGCAAAATTATAGATCAACAAAAAATATTGTTGGAGCAGCAAACTCAGTAATAGATCACAACCAAACAAAATTAGATAAAGTTGTTTGGACCGCAAATGATGATGGACCAAAAGTAAAAGTAAATCGCTCACTAACAGATGGAGATGAAGGTCGATTTGTAGCAAGTACTATTTGGGAAGAAAAAATGAATAACCAATTGCAAAACAGTGATTTTGCAGTTTTATATAGAACCAATGCACAATCTCGTGCAATTGAAGATGCCTTACGTAAAAGAGATATACCATATAGAATTTACGGTGGTCTTTCATTTTACCAACGTAAAGAGATAAAAGATGTTACGGCTTACCTGCGTTTAGTTTTAAATACATCAGATGAGGAAGCTTTAAAACGTGTTATTAATTATCCAGCAAGAGGTATTGGACAAACAACAATAGATAGGTTAATAGTTGCTGCAAATGCAACCGGTAAAACTATTTTTGAAGTTTTAAAAGAAATAGATTCTATAAAAATTAATATAAATGGAGGAACACGAAACAAATTAAAAGATTTCGTAACTCTAATTGAAAGCTATCAAGTAATGAATCAAACGGCAAATGCTTTCGACCTTGCCGAACATATTACAAAAAGTAGTGGTTTAATAAGAGAATTTAATAAAGATGGTACTCCAGAAGGTGTTTTAAGACTTGAAAATGTTGAAGAACTCTTAAACGGTATTAAAGATTTTGTTGAAGGACAAATAGAAGTAGCAGATTCTACAGGTAATTTAGCCGAATTTTTAGAAGATGTTGCACTTGCAACAGATTTAGACGGTGATAAAGGTGATCCAAACCATGTCGCTTTAATGACAATTCACTTAGCAAAAGGACTAGAATTTAACCATGTGTTTATAGTTGGTTTAGAAGAAGATTTGTTTCCAAGTGCAATGAGTATGAATACACGTAGCGAACTTGAAGAAGAACGTAGATTGTTTTATGTGGCTTTAACAAGAGCCGAAAAACAAGCCTATTTAACCTATGCGCTATCAAGATACCGTTGGGGAAAATTAATAGATTCTGAACCTAGTAGATTTATTGAAGAAATAGACGATAAATTTTTAGATATAACCACTCCAATTGAAGAAAGACGAATAAACCCAATGCTTTCTCAAGATATATTTGGAGATGTAGAACCTAATAAAATAAGATTTAAAAAACCGGTACAGCCAAAATTTAAGAAGAAAACTACAGCCAAAAAAGAACCAGAAAACTTTAAATTAAGTGTCCCAAAAAAGCTTAAAAAAGTAGAAAAGGCTATGGTTGCAGATAATACTAACTTATTTGATAGCGAATTAGCGGTAGGAAATATTGTTAGTCACCTACGATTTGGAAAAGGAGAAGTAATTAAAATAGAAGGAAAAGGAAGCGATATTAAAGCTGAAATTAAATTTGATGTTGGCGGAAGTAAAAAGTTACTATTACGCTTCGCTAAACTTAATATAATTGGTTAA